A genome region from Pseudomonadota bacterium includes the following:
- a CDS encoding zinc ribbon domain-containing protein, giving the protein TSTYTTARKLHYYKCIGSDSWRKLGGPVCDNRMVRQDLLDQIVWAEVIRLLEDPTLIQQELDRRLIAARSSEPTRKREQSLQRELIRVGKGIERLLTAYQEELLSLEQLGERMPALRQREQTLRAELQAIVDQATDRATFLRLAETLTTFLGRLRSAADTFDIIERQRIVRLVVKDILIGDDSIVIRHCIPVGLAPPPDSGPPTPGKSQGLPGGQSYLLRSGSRERALRLRRRLGRA; this is encoded by the coding sequence CACCTCGACATACACCACAGCGCGCAAGCTCCACTACTACAAATGCATCGGCTCGGACAGCTGGCGAAAGCTGGGAGGACCCGTGTGCGATAATCGCATGGTGCGGCAGGATCTGCTCGACCAGATCGTCTGGGCCGAGGTGATCCGATTGCTCGAGGACCCGACGCTGATCCAGCAGGAACTTGACCGCCGCCTCATCGCAGCGCGCTCGTCCGAGCCAACCAGAAAACGCGAGCAAAGCTTGCAAAGAGAACTCATCCGTGTCGGTAAAGGCATCGAACGACTTCTCACCGCCTATCAAGAGGAGCTCTTGTCGCTCGAGCAGCTGGGGGAGCGCATGCCTGCGCTGCGGCAACGGGAACAGACGCTGCGCGCCGAGTTGCAGGCGATCGTTGACCAAGCCACCGATCGCGCCACGTTCCTGCGCCTTGCAGAAACCCTCACGACGTTCCTCGGCCGGCTGCGCAGCGCCGCGGACACGTTTGACATCATCGAGCGCCAGCGAATCGTGCGTCTCGTCGTCAAGGACATCCTCATTGGTGACGACAGTATCGTCATCCGGCATTGTATCCCCGTTGGTCTGGCGCCTCCGCCGGACAGCGGCCCGCCAACTCCCGGTAAATCCCAGGGCTTGCCAGGTGGTCAAAGTTACCTTTTGCGTTCGGGGAGTAGAGAGCGCGCTTTGCGCCTCCGGCGTCGGCTCGGACGGGCTTGA
- the carA gene encoding glutamine-hydrolyzing carbamoyl-phosphate synthase small subunit has product MTHPALLALEDGSVFYGVSIGARGQSVGEVVFNTAITGYQEILTDPSYFQQIVTLTYPHIGNVGANAEDEESPRIYAGGLVVRDVPKRDSNWRSEGALGDYLEHKGVVAIAGIDTRRLVRILREGGAQRGCVMAGEGVDAGEAPRAARAFAGLEGADLAREVTTPHPYAWAEGSLKLEGPEGRSAPTVQGASWHRVIAYDYGVKRNILRLLADRGCRLTVVPAKTPASEVVGAKPDGVFLSNGPGDPGACDYAIAAIREIVEVGVPVFGICLGHQLLGLACGGRTVKMKFGHHGANHPVLDLDSQRVLITSQNHGFTVGAEGLPPSLRITHRSLFDGTIQGLHHRDKPAFSFQGHPEASPGPHDGRSLFDHFTELMVRHRRAV; this is encoded by the coding sequence TTGACCCACCCGGCCTTGCTGGCCTTGGAAGACGGTAGTGTCTTTTACGGCGTGTCCATAGGCGCTAGAGGCCAGTCCGTCGGCGAGGTGGTGTTCAACACCGCCATCACCGGCTACCAGGAGATCCTGACCGACCCGTCTTATTTCCAGCAGATCGTCACGCTCACCTACCCGCACATCGGGAACGTCGGTGCGAACGCGGAGGACGAGGAATCCCCACGCATTTATGCCGGCGGTCTCGTTGTCCGCGACGTACCGAAACGGGACAGCAACTGGCGGTCCGAGGGCGCACTCGGCGATTACCTCGAACACAAGGGCGTCGTCGCCATCGCTGGCATCGATACCCGGCGCCTGGTGCGTATCCTGCGGGAGGGTGGGGCGCAACGAGGCTGCGTGATGGCGGGGGAGGGGGTCGATGCGGGCGAGGCGCCCCGCGCGGCGCGCGCCTTCGCCGGTCTGGAAGGGGCCGATCTCGCCCGGGAGGTCACCACCCCGCATCCGTATGCCTGGGCAGAGGGCAGCCTGAAGCTCGAGGGTCCCGAGGGTCGTTCTGCACCAACGGTTCAAGGCGCGTCTTGGCATCGAGTGATCGCGTACGACTACGGTGTCAAGCGCAACATCCTGAGGCTCCTGGCGGATCGGGGCTGCCGGCTCACGGTCGTCCCCGCCAAGACCCCGGCCTCCGAGGTAGTAGGGGCGAAGCCCGACGGCGTCTTCCTCTCGAACGGCCCGGGCGACCCGGGGGCCTGTGATTATGCCATCGCCGCCATCCGCGAGATCGTGGAGGTGGGCGTGCCGGTGTTCGGGATCTGCCTCGGCCATCAGCTCCTGGGGCTCGCCTGTGGCGGGCGCACCGTCAAGATGAAGTTCGGCCACCACGGCGCCAACCACCCGGTCCTGGACCTCGACAGCCAACGAGTCCTCATTACCAGCCAGAACCATGGATTCACGGTGGGCGCGGAGGGTTTGCCGCCGAGCCTGCGAATCACGCACCGGTCACTTTTCGACGGCACGATCCAGGGCCTGCATCACCGCGACAAACCGGCGTTCAGCTTCCAGGGGCACCCCGAGGCGAGCCCCGGCCCCCACGATGGGCGATCGCTTTTCGATCACTTCACCGAGCTGATGGTGCGCCACCGGCGTGCCGTCTGA